One genomic window of Pelmatolapia mariae isolate MD_Pm_ZW linkage group LG5, Pm_UMD_F_2, whole genome shotgun sequence includes the following:
- the si:ch1073-335m2.2 gene encoding msx2-interacting protein isoform X1: protein MVRETRHLWVGNLPEHVREEKIVEHFKRYGRVESVKVLRKRGSEGGVAAFVDFVDIKSAQKAHNAVNKMGDRDLRTDYNEPGSVPSAVRGLEDSSPSSSRDVTGFSRGTVGPVFGPPVSLHSREGRYERRIDGSSESRERAYDHSPYGHHDRSGTFDRQRHYNADYYRDRSVFTAAGPGSSSVGGSFEASDPHFDSRIRDPFTLTNSSRRDLYRDDRGRRVDRTYHHRRSRSSHSSQSRHPSPQRTTGQPPKTPHSPKKAPLSPGRGPRSRSHSRSSSSDSVSSTSSTGSGSDSNSSSSDGSQARSVQSSATHAPPQSSMALDSEEPRRSFGIKVQNLPVRSTDTSLKDGLFHEFKKHGKVTSVQIHGTSEDRYGLVFFRQQEDQEKALSVSKGKLFFGMLIEVTAWNGPETESENEFRPLDGRIDEFHPKATRTLFIGNLEKTTSYQQLLDIFQRFGEIVDIDIKKVNGVPQYAFVQYSDIASVCKAIKKMDGEYLGANRLKLGFGKSMPTTCVWLDGLSANITEQYLTRHFCRYGHVVKVVFDRLKGMALILYNNTDFAQTAVRETKGWKIGGNKIKVDFASQESQMAFYRSMQASGQDIRDFYEIPPERREDRRAPYHEFAAERAYYENIRTPGLYTEDTRREYAARSRDRFPELEHYQGDHFDPRYHEDPRDYRDYRDPFEQDIRKYTYIQRERERERERFEADRSRWSPSHPRRPISPTVSPSASERVPRDSERRVYSQSSERSDSVSSVSPPHFDKSEKTLLEHPSKSEKSNQSDRLSGTEKTKRAKRKEKGDKAEKIKSRKAKGQSPSNPLPETEPETGFDGGSGRGRGSDQDVHEKQKCKGDGDLLTSTLLVKSERSDMSKSDGSDLDGRNRLKKHVKSETDGKDSAVDLDRRAARKRRFGDSGAGRTARQKRSRHEEEDGNQSSDFGASTTYLKEMDTDKHKDSQRKDSRPKNEKSGTPKDGQEDLKVQREKSEGSLDPLESKQHLGHPSSRRFSQEGIADQNSTREPDHHTSVKIGQNSEINKSAKNKEDHIDIDTSQSYRKQMEQNRRLHQQQQQRESEKTDKPASPQGTETEDLEHRSLVHEVGKPPEDVTDNFPSHKLKKPDQIDSESGIKRERVYRSFKQKSEDLDWNTSSPPGHFSNHPDEDFADPPQKELSRNDEKSHSDLELLVKRTHNTQVNKTSTPLLSVEDEKQKRWESRIKQGLLPDLNFSRNINKNIHNRKRLEYAICHDLEPGEVRSDSEEDREPKPHSPVPSTSMPFSERPRADRFSDPKQAQLEKNKFYSFALDQTITPDTKALLERAKSLSSSREDNWSFLDYDSHFVNLRNRKDTEKVEAAPRPTPSWYMKKKKTRIGSEDKLDDRKEEPKPEEQERRELFASRFLHSAVFELDSRRLQHLERKHEEPEQNSQQAAGDGELDSGPVVLFHSRFLELTRLQQQKNKTQQLQEAKEDTIPTNENKVEQAPVQEHQPLQSPETTETTTEAEIKPITPAENVVPEPKLEPASVTQTVIKDVPPPDDICVLLNPPHDQCPPVSVKKEQETDQEHVVSMQHPPIQTSDSLPVPITASESNYSANRDRHSPSEAKLDIVIEDVKPTFTEPCHESHDELVSNSEPELDPEATQPEVPVASSPVQPSLVEQLEVFKKETPSTCKLGSENEGDIKSQAGKVQVPVDSERNDEPVLSQKENKTKEIKNKKYKSLAQVASVPVPSAPGTEKQATRKSERIDREKLKRGSSPRGESRSTGKSPIHGSDPDTSEHSIPVSRARRRNVKSVYATPVEDDTPVRSGKDVAESPRSARKRGTDKDAIQQNTEPDPPTPTHANKRGRPPKNRRQGDDIATAKVEKSKLDGKDTDSNESESGERIPRMSKGRTPPYDTKGSSNQMPTSLGSGSTRKGDKTEAADDNGQENDFTYEDTSPLQESSVSGKEDPSLKIDEKKEEMVKQGIELPKGKDALHEKVYDDKSNGKETDASSLEEKTMSEKDKTLRGKARNSKSPVLKNLKIRLHATEVKDLLQLGEEEPATPEDSSKRLRHGDHSEQVLKCTNANKGGSSNEENENTASDQKELLGTSKNVISQELELEQAVENIAKLTDPTFPTEPTPPVPHTNVKSDPEEEKPSNPASESELMAAIDSITQAPPANLDVVSEPEIQDLVQHIKEDETNTSSAQEEPTFPNTPKKGPKGRPKTPKRSKDQKQVRKDLKDGHSLTEEPAAPLADSTASDAKVVSETPAAAATTAVITPATWKTEPETSAVKATDVNTETESSSEEHIQHFKSLYPQSKSPICTKPQHLPSECNSPSLSPRANKPNVRPIQTSRNPVSPPDWRHQSKDTSASSLPIMPLPTKENQPLPSESENKDIDHGTSDLRQILMKPKTSSLTGSSSVSSNLPNLRDHNLSESNSQLTAIVSNKSSLSDSKISVHSAPLNVRPPQTTPETKSVISVIASTATSVISRICNPSEPEDKVNMNIVDMPIAKPTYRPSKDDTGSYPVLPAGDEGGSATRFIIESPTLSTGSCPGLRVNTSEGVVVLSHSGQKTEGPQRISAKISQIPSATPSEMESQQLVSMPKQDLYSQSGLQKGPSSQTDHGHPSKHQSGLSSIKQENTGLEKMDSAYQSGPQGVVKRLPPSNQQVIGYHQDYMPLKHPKKMDSADPHGTDGTKPPWTSAVSPAISPHLPSPPGNHVGFSDRTPSHLGGVKQEPRSPRKSGHPHSPFVSSPIGSSSPKGIPVMLSTSHPAMQQFIAGVHHPEQSVIMPPHSVPGGLGRMSPHCVTQSIQVGHLVQGDVRVNTPPLSVMSYGMHSESLSSPWSGAMQPRPTSPQAVGRDKVLKVNPGSLRSHEGEQEESRHFHQTGRPSSAQLKLDTLQPDPRGSLRSSGHLDKTYIAQRDMRVLLHQQGDRSTADSHSGHIQETSLSPRAHALSKGVSDKDITKSLEAKRPHSPLPKDGMMGMRQSGQAMASPQRVQLMPPGPSGSFTDYPGMYSNPRGIHSQMPEASAVGLTQPPMNVTPAAVVDHQAKDGKMTQPVNMVQLLTKYPIVWQGLLALKNDTAAVQLHFVCGNKALAHRSLPLQEGGALLRIVQRMRLEASQLESVARRMTGDTDYCLLLALPCGRDQDDVLNQTQALKAAFINYLQTKLAAGIINIPNPGSNQPAYVLQIFPPCEFSESHLSQLAPDLLNRISSISPHLMIVITSV from the exons AGCAGTTCTGTTGGGGGAAGCTTTGAGGCGTCAGACCCACACTTTGACTCTAGAATCCGAGACCCTTTTACTCTTACTAACTCTTCACGACGTGACCTGTACCGAGATGACAGAGGACGGCGTGTCGATCGGACTTACCATCACCGTCGGAGTCGATCGTCTCACTCCTCACAGTCAAGGCATCCCTCCCCTCAGCGGACCACGGGGCAACCCCCCAAAACTCCTCATTCCCCTAAAAAAGCACCTTTGTCCCCTGGGAGAGGCCCGAGGTCTCGATCTCACAGCAGATCTTCAAGCTCTgattcagtcagcagcacaagcagcacaggcagTGGCAG TGATTCAAACAGCAGCTCAAGTGATGGATCGCAGGCTCGTTCTGTTCAGTCATCAGCTACACACGCACCACCTCAGTCCTCTATGGCGCTTGACTCTGAAGAGCCCCGTAGGAGCTTTGGCATTAAAGTGCAAAATCTACCAGTACGCTCAACGG ACACGAGTTTGAAAGATGGACTTTTCCATGAATTCAAGAAACATGGGAAAGTGACTTCAGTGCAGATCCATGGAACATCAGAAGACCGCTATGGGTTGGTATTCTTCAGACAGCAAGAGGATCAAGAAAAAGCCCTTAGTGTCTCCAAAGGAAAGCTGTTTTTCGGCATGCTTATTGAAGTCACTGCCTGGAATGGACCAG AAACAGAAAGTGAAAATGAGTTCAGGCCTTTGGATGGGCGAATAGATGAATTCCATCCAAAGGCCACAAGGACACTGTTTATAGGGAACCTGGAAAAGACCACCAGTTACCAACAGCTTCTTGACATTTTCCAGCGCTTTGGTGAAATTGTG GACATTGACATCAAGAAAGTAAATGGAGTTCCCCAGTATGCCTTTGTCCAGTATTCTGATATTGCCAGTGTTTGCAAGGCTataaagaagatggatggagagtATCTGGGAGCCAACAGACTAAAG CTCGGTTTTGGAAAGAGTATGCCTACAACATGTGTTTGGCTTGATGGGTTATCAGCCAATATTACAGAGCAATACCTCACGCGGCATTTCTGCCGCTACGGACATGTAGTTAAG gtgGTGTTTGATAGATTGAAGGGGATGGCCCTCATCTTGTACAACAACACCGACTTTGCTCAGACAGCTGTAAGAGAGACCAAAGGTTGGAAGATTGGTGGCAATAAAATAAAG GTGGATTTTGCAAGTCAAGAGAGTCAGATGGCTTTCTACCGATCCATGCAGGCATCCGGTCAAGACATTAGAGACTTCTATGAAATCCCTCCTGAACGACG AGAGGATCGCAGAGCTCCGTATCATGAATTTGCAGCAGAAAGGGCTTACTATGAGAATATACGAACCCCTGGCCTCTATACAGAGGACACTCGAAGAGAGTATGCTGCCCGCAGCAGAGACCGGTTTCCTGAACTTGAACATTATCAAGGGGATCATTTTGACCCACGCTATCATGAAGACCCAAGAGACTACAGGGATTACAGAGACCCCTTTGAGCAAGACATCCGGAAGTACACATATATTCAAAGGGAACGAGAAAGGGAGCGAGAACGTTTTGAAGCTGATCGCAGCAGGTGGAGCCCTTCCCATCCAAGGCGACCTATTAGTCCAACAGTATCACCTTCAGCATCTGAGCGGGTTCCTAGAGACTCAGAACGACGAGTTTACAGCCAGTCCTCTGAACGAAGTGACAGCGTGAGTTCAGTGTCACCACCACATTTTGATAAATCTGAAAAGACCCTGCTAGAACATCCCTCCAAGAGCGAGAAGAGCAATCAGTCAGATCGTTTATCTGGAACTGAGAAAACCAAACGTGCGAAACGGAAAGAGAAAGGCGACAAAGCTGAAAAGATCAAATCAAGAAAAGCAAAGGGGCAATCCCCATCAAATCCACTACCTGAAACAGAGCCTGAGACTGGTTTTGATGGAGGGTCTGGAAGGGGAAGAGGATCAGACCAGGATGTccatgaaaaacagaaatgtaaagGGGATGGCGACCTTCTTACTAGTACTCTGTTAGTAAAAAGTGAAAGATCTGACATGAGTAAAAGTGATGGTTCAGACTTGGATGGAAGGAATCGACTCAAGAAACATGTTAAGTCTGAAACTGATGGAAAAGATTCTGCAGTAGATTTGGATCGCCGTGCTGCAAGAAAAAGGCGGTTTGGTGACTCTGGAGCAGGAAGGACTGCTCGTCAGAAGAGAAGCAGgcatgaggaggaggatggtaATCAGTCTTCTGACTTTGGTGCAAGTACAACATATTTGAAAGAAATGgatacagacaaacacaaagattCCCAGAGGAAAGATTCAAGacccaaaaatgaaaaaagtggaACTCCAAAAGATGGTCAAGAGGACCTTAAAGTACAAAGAGAGAAATCAGAGGGATCTTTGGACCCACTGGAGTCCAAACAACATCTAGGGCACCCTTCCTCCAGACGATTTTCACAAGAGGGTATTGCAGACCAAAACAGTACAAGAGAACCAGACCACCATACTTCTGTAAAAATTGGTCAAAATTCTGAAATTAACAAAAGTGCCAAGAATAAAGAAGACCACATTGACATTGATACCTCTCAAAGTTATCGCAAACAGATGGAGCAAAACAGGCGTTTGcatcagcagcaacagcagcgcGAGTCTGAGAAAACTGACAAACCAGCTAGTCCCCAAGGAACTGAAACAGAGGACTTAGAGCATCGGAGCCTCGTGCATGAAGTTGGTAAACCCCCTGAGGATGTCACAGATAATTTTCCGTCCCACAAACTAAAGAAACCAGACCAGATTGACTCCGAGTCAGGGATAAAGAGAGAGCGTGTGTACAGGAgctttaaacaaaaaagtgaagATCTCGACTGGAACACCAGCTCCCCTCCAGGACATTTCTCAAATCATCCAGATGAGGACTTTGCGGATCCTCCTCAGAAAGAGTTGAGCCGAAATGATGAAAAATCTCACTCAGATCTGGAGCTATTAGTCAAAAGGACACATAACACACAAGTTAACAAGACAAGCACTCCTTTACTCAGTGTGGAGGACGAGAAGCAAAAGAGATGGGAGAGCAGAATTAAACAAGGCTTGTTACCTGACCTGAACTTTTCtcgaaatataaataaaaacattcacaaTCGCAAACGTTTGGAGTACGCTATTTGTCATGACTTGGAGCCTGGGGAAGTACGATCTGACTCCGAAGAGGACAGAGAGCCCAAACCCCACTCTCCTGTGCCCTCCACATCTATGCCTTTTTCTGAAAGACCAAGAGCTGACAGATTTTCAGACCCTAAACAAGCACAGCTTGAGAAGAATAAATTCTACTCCTTTGCACTTGACCAGACTATCACACCTGACACAAAGGCTCTGCTTGAGCGTGCAAAATCTCTGTCATCTTCCAGAGAAGATAACTGGTCATTTTTAGACTACGATTCTCATTTTGTAAACTTACGCAACAGAAAAGACACTGAAAAGGTGGAAGCAGCACCAAGGCCAACACCTTCCTGgtatatgaaaaagaaaaagactcgAATTGGATCGGAAGATAAACTTGATGACAGGAAAGAGGAACCTAAGCCAGAGGAACAAGAACGCAGGGAGCTATTTGCCTCCCGATTCCTTCACAGCGCTGTCTTTGAGCTGGACTCGAGAAGACTTCAGCACCTGGAACGCAAGCATGAGGAACCTGAGCAAAACAGTCAGCAAGCAGCAGGAGATGGTGAACTTGACTCAGGGCCTGTTGTCCTTTTCCATAGTCGTTTTTTGGAACTAACACGACTacagcaacagaaaaataaaactcagcagctgcaggaggCAAAAGAAGACACTATAcccacaaatgaaaacaaagtagAACAAGCTCCTGTTCAAGAGCATCAACCTCTGCAGTCACCTGAAACAACAGAAACTACCACAGAGGCAGAAATTAAACCAATCACCCCTGCTGAAAATGTAGTTCCTGAACCCAAACTCGAACCAGCTTCTGTCACTCAAACTGTGATCAAAGACGTTCCTCCACCTGATGACATATGTGTTTTACTAAACCCACCCCATGATCAATGTCCCCCTGTGTCTGTCAAAAAGGAACAAGAAACGGATCAGGAACATGTTGTTTCCATGCAGCACCCACCAATTCAGACATCAGATTCTCTGCCTGTACCCATTACAGCATCTGAATCCAACTATTCAGCGAATAGAGATAGACATTCTCCATCTGAGGCAAAGCTGGATATTGTTATTGAGGATGTAAAACCTACATTCACAGAACCTTGCCACGAGTCTCACGATGAGCTTGTTAGCAATTCTGAACCAGAGCTGGATCCTGAGGCAACACAACCAGAAGTACCTGTAGCCAGTAGTCCAGTACAGCCTAGTCTTGTTGAGCAGTTGGAAGTATTCAAGAAAGAGACTCCATCCACTTGTAAATTAGGATCAGAGAATGAAGGTGATATAAAATCTCAAGCTGGTAAAGTACAGGTACCAGTTGACAGTGAAAGAAATGATGAACCAGTCTTATctcagaaagaaaataaaacaaaagaaataaaaaataagaagtATAAGTCTCTTGCACAAGTTGCTTCTGTTCCTGTACCGTCTGCACCAGGTACTGAGAAACAAGCAACACGCAAGAGTGAGCGCATTGACAGAGAGAAGCTGAAACGTGGCTCATCCCCGAGAGGTGAGTCGAGGTCCACAGGCAAATCTCCAATCCATGGATCAGATCCCGATACCTCTGAGCACAGCATACCAGTAAGCAGAGCAAGACGAAGAAACGTTAAATCAGTCTATGCCACCCCAGTTGAAGATGATACACCAGTTCGTTCCGGAAAGGATGTTGCAGAGTCGCCACGCTCTGCCCGAAAACGTGGTACAGACAAAGATGCCATACAGCAAAATACTGAACCAGATCCACCAACTCCAACACATGCAAATAAACGTGGCCGCCCTCCCAAGAATCGCAGGCAAGGTGATGATATTGCAACTGCTAAAGTAGAAAAATCTAAACTGGATGGTAAAGACACGGATTCAAATGAATCAGAAAGTGGTGAACGTATTCCAAGAATGTCAAAAGGGAGAACACCACCGTATGACACAAAGGGTTCATCAAATCAGATGCCCACATCACTAGGATCTGGATCAACAAGGAAGGGGGACAAAACTGAGGCAGCTGATGATAATGGTCAGGAAAATGATTTCACGTATGAAGATACCTCGCCTTTGCAAGAGTCATCAGTTTCAGGTAAAGAAGATCCATCACTGAAAATTGatgaaaagaaagaggagaTGGTCAAACAAGGCATAGAATTGCCCAAAGGTAAAGATGCTCTCCATGAAAAGGTATATGATGacaaatcaaatggaaaagagaCAGATGCCTCCAGCCTGGAAGAGAAAACCATGTCAGAAAAAGATAAAACTCTTAGAGGAAAAGCAAGGAATTCCAAGTCACCAGTCCTCAAGAACCTCAAAATCAGACTGCATGCAACAGAGGTGAAAGACCTTCTTCAGTTAGGAGAAGAAGAGCCTGCGACTCCAGAAGACTCGTCAAAAAGGCTTAGACATGGTGACCACAGTGAACAGGTTTTAAAGTGCACAAATGCTAACAAAGGAGGCTCCAgcaatgaagaaaatgaaaatacagcTTCAGACCAAAAGGAGCTCCTGGGAACatcaaaaaatgtaatttcacaGGAGCTGGAACTGGAGCAAGCTGTGGAGAACATTGCTAAATTAACAGATCCAACCTTTCCAACAGAACCAACACCGCCTGTCCCTCATACAAATGTAAAAAGTGACCCAGAGGAAGAAAAACCATCTAATCCTGCCAGTGAGTCAGAACTGATGGCTGCTATTGATTCAATAACCCAGGCACCTCCAGCAAATCTAGATGTAGTCTCAGAACCTGAGATTCAAGACTTGGTTCAGCACATTAAAGAAGATGAAACAAATACATCTTCTGCCCAGGAGGAACCCACTTTCCCAAACACACCCAAAAAGGGCCCCAAGGGAAGACCTAAAACACCTAAACGTTCTAAAGACCAGAAGCAAGTAAGAAAGGATTTGAAAGATGGACATTCGTTAACTGAGGAACCGGCAGCCCCATTAGCAGATAGTACAGCTTCTGATGCAAAGGTTGTTTCTGAGACACCTGCTGCTGCAGCAACTACAGCAGTTATTACTCCTGCTACTTGGAAGACAGAACCTGAAACCTCAGCAGTCAAAGCTACAGatgtaaacacagagacagagtcaTCTTCAGAAGAACACATTCAGCATTTTAAGTCTCTTTACCCGCAGTCCAAGAGTCCAATATGCACAAAGCCACAGCACTTGCCATCTGAGTGCAACTCCCCTTCTCTGTCACCACGAGCTAATAAGCCAAATGTCAGACCAATTCAAACAAGCAGAAATCCTGTTTCTCCACCAGACTGGCGCCATCAGTCTAAAGATACCAGTGCCTCTTCCTTACCGATCATGCCATTACCAACCAAGGAAAACCAGCCTTTACCATCAGAGTCTGAAAACAAGGATATTGATCATGGCACAAGTGACTTGAGACAGATTTTAATGAAACCTAAAACTAGTTCACTGACAGGCAGCAGTTCTGTTTCAAGTAATCTGCCAAACCTTCGAGATCACAACCTATCTGAAAGTAATTCTCAGCTCACAGCCATTGTGTCAAATAAGTCATCACTGTCTGATAGTAAAATATCAGTGCATTCTGCCCCACTTAATGTTAGACCTCCACAAACGACTCCTGAGACAAAGTCTGTGATCTCTGTTATTGCATCCACTGCCACATCTGTTATCAGCCGTATTTGCAATCCTTCTGAGCCTGAGGACAAGGTGAACATGAACATTGTTGACATGCCTATAGCCAAACCAACTTATAGGCCCAGCAAAGATGATACTGGGTCATATCCTGTGCTGCCTGCTGGTGATGAAGGAGGAAGTGCTACACGCTTCATTATTGAGAGCCCCACTCTTAGCACTGGATCTTGCCCAGGTCTGAGAGTAAATACATCTGAAGGAGTGGTGGTATTGAGCCATTCCGGTCAAAAAACAGAGGGACCCCAGCGAATTAGTGCAAAGATAAGTCAGATCCCATCAGCAACACCAAGTGAGATGGAATCTCAGCAACTGGTATCCATGCCCAAGCAGGATTTGTATTCCCAGTCAGGGCTTCAAAAAGGGCCTTCATCACAGACGGATCATGGGCATCCCAGTAAACACCAGTCAGGATTGTCTTCaatcaaacaagaaaacactggTTTGGAAAAGATGGATTCCGCTTACCAATCTGGACCTCAAGGAGTAGTGAAGCGTCTGCCACCAAGCAACCAGCAGGTAATAGGTTACCATCAAGATTACATGCCTTtaaaacatccaaagaaaatgGATAGTGCCGATCCTCATGGTACAGATGGAACCAAACCGCCTTGGACCTCTGCCGTAAGCCCTGCAATAAGCCCCCATTTGCCCTCTCCACCTGGAAACCACGTAGGTTTTAGTGATAGAACTCCTTCACATCTCGGTGGGGTCAAGCAGGAACCACGGTCCCCACGTAAGTCAGGGCACCCACACTCTCCATTTGTGTCTTCACCCATTGGTTCCTCATCACCCAAGGGTATTCCAGTTATGTTATCCACTAGCCATCCTGCCATGCAACAGTTTATTGCTGGCGTGCATCATCCCGAGCAGTCAGTTATCATGCCACCTCATAGTGTGCCTGGAGGCTTGGGACGAATGTCTCCACATTGTGTTACTCAGTCAATTCAAGTGGGGCATCTGGTCCAGGGAGATGTCAGAGTCAATACTCCACCTCTTTCTGTGATGAGCTACGGCATGCACAGTGAGTCGCTCAGCTCCCCTTGGTCTGGTGCCATGCAGCCACGGCCTACCTCACCTCAGGCTGTTGGCAGAGACAAGGTTCTCAAAGTAAACCCAGGTTCTTTGAGGAGTCATGAGGGGGAACAGGAAGAATCAAGACACTTCCACCAGACAGGCAGACCATCCTCTGCACAGCTGAAACTGGACACTCTGCAGCCCGATCCTCGTGGGAGTTTGCGGAGTAGTGGCCATTTGGACAAAACATACATAGCACAGAGAGACATGCGTGTTCTTTTGCATCAACAGGGGGATCGTTCAACCGCAGACTCTCATTCTGGACACATTCAGGAGACCTCTCTATCTCCAAGAGCACATGCTTTGTCTAAAGGTGTGTCCGACAAGGATATAACAAAGTCTTTAGAGGCAAAGAGGCCCCACTCTCCACTTCCTAAGGATGGAATGATGGGAATGAGACAATCCGGACAAGCAATGGCATCTCCCCAGAGGGTTCAGCTGATGCCACCTGGACCTAGTGGTTCATTCACAGACTACCCGGGGATGTACTCAAACCCGAGAGGAATCCATTCTCAAATGCCAGAAGCGTCTGCTGTTGGACTTACCCAGCCGCCAATGAATGTCACACCTGCTGCG GTTGTGGACCACCAGGCAAAAGATGGCAAGATGACACAGCCTGTTAATATGGTGCAGTTACTCACG AAATACCCTATTGTGTGGCAAGGGTTGCTTGCACTTAAAAACGACACAGCTGCAGTCCAGCTGCATTTCGTCTGTGGCAACAAAGCTTTGGCCCATCGATCACTCCCCCTACAAGAAGGAGGTGCACTGCTGAGGATTGTCCAGAGGATGAGACTGGAGGCTTCACAACTGGAGAGTGTAGCCAGAAGAATGACT GGAGACACCGACTACTGTCTCCTCCTTGCTCTGCCTTGTGGACGAGATCAAGATGACGTCCTGAACCAGACCCAAGCTCTTAAGGCAGCATTCATCAATTACTTGCAGACAAAGTTGGCTGCTGGTATTATCAACATCCCCAACCCAGGTTCCAATCAG CCCGCCTATGTGCTTCAGATTTTCCCTCCGTGCGAGTTTTCAGAGAGCCACTTATCCCAGCTCGCCCCCGACCTTCTCAACAGGATTT